The nucleotide window TCGCCGAGAATCCGGACGATTAAACCGCCCGCGGGTGAGCCTCCGGTATGGCCACCGCCTCGGAGTTCCTCGAGAGGAGAGTCGACCCCGGGACGCTCCCGTTGGCCGTCGGCGACGTGTTCGTGATCGTCGCGTTCCTGTACGCCGGGACGCTGCGACACGACACGGTCGGATTCCCGCCGACGGCAGACGGACTGGTCCACTTCGGGGGAGTCGTCGCCCCGTTCCTGATCGGCTGGCTGCTCGTCTCCGTTCCGATCGGCGCCTACTCCGCCGGCGCCGGCGAGTCCGCGAAGGCGTCCGTCCCGTTGGCGATCCGGTCGTGGGTCGGCGCGGGCGTGATCGGGCTGAGCCTGCGCGCGACGCCG belongs to Halobaculum sp. MBLA0143 and includes:
- a CDS encoding DUF3054 domain-containing protein; translated protein: MATASEFLERRVDPGTLPLAVGDVFVIVAFLYAGTLRHDTVGFPPTADGLVHFGGVVAPFLIGWLLVSVPIGAYSAGAGESAKASVPLAIRSWVGAGVIGLSLRATPVFDGGVQLVFAAVVFLVGTVSLGLFRYVAGRLRG